The Carassius auratus strain Wakin chromosome 34, ASM336829v1, whole genome shotgun sequence genomic sequence TAAAATAACCCTATTTGAAGCAAATTAGTCAAACGGGATAAGTTTTTATGCTGTGTGTATGTAAGTTACTGTTTACTTCAGGTCTTTTGGGGCAGGATAAGCAATATATTTAAACCgtttaggtgggtgtgtctgctgcacactgacgacacaggtaacagtccaacacaaaatatagcctatttctttATGAATGGAATTATACAAGAATTATTATACatgaacgtattagtatcagaaatttagtacatttagtatcagatttatattacaaaatatattacaatgaataatacaattatgttgttaattttgctctataatgaaatgaaaataaagctttatgtctttaaatccgtactgtatatagtcatttatttgaataaattcagatttcagaacgaacactttgtcgtttgttttatatgttgagGTTGTGTCCATCTggtgtttatcatgttcatgatgttcaCTACTGTAATGAATGTAGCTTTtcaataagtaggggaaattcccaacattaaaaaaaaaaaaactatttacatagggtgtttgcattgtaataatgtacaaggatacttcagatttataaacgctgacttgttaggtgatgttttctcactaaaatcatacaatttcctattaattcaattgAACATTTACGCACACTAGGGATTATCAATATGGTGTCACGGTGGCTTCACTTTCATGAGggcatgagcaatccagttctaccagaaagactcgggagatagaaggatgtacgaagcatacatttattgacagctcagcgagcacaattataaatttctttggcggaaggccccgtccatggttctaatctgagggtagcgaatctgcatttcctgcctgaagacgaaggcaggggcgcagccgacctccctggaaggtaaggacaggaccatcctggtggtggggagggttgaggttgttgtcgcgttggcatctgcgaactcaaagatgtgtaagtacgatcttttatacaggagtataaagacgtgattggataatgatgaaggtaattagtgacaaagtgattgagtcttcctggcagaacttaggctaaagcttccatttctatattatagatcagtggtcaagACCCTTTGGTGTAGTTTTTTAACGCTCAATTATTgcccaatatataatttaatcatgaCGATAAGCCTTTTGCGTCAACATATTGACTCTAAgggttttttatttaaagcaatgaagGACCCTGCAAGttgaaaaattacacaaaatgggATACCCTGTGAGTTAAAAAGCGACACCAAAGTGTCCTGACCAAGCATCAATATGTGACGAGTtgggagtgagactgtgttgttaTAAGCGCCACAATGGAAAGTGAAACAGAATCCGTGCTGACCGACCTGGATCGGAACGATATAGAAAGGTTAAGAGAAGAGAACCTTTCGGCTTGATAGTGGAAAAGTGGCTTATGAATCACCCATGAGTGAACTTCATGATTCAGTTCATCTGGAAGAGACAAAAATGCTGAAGACCTCAGGTGTGTGGGAGTACTTTAAATTGAGTGAGGACAAGATAAAGGCAGTGTGCCAAATATGTGAATTGAAACTGGAAAACAGCACATcaagtttgaaaaatcacctCAGTTCTGTAAGTAGTAGTATATTGTTGGTATAAAAAAATTAGCTGCTTTTATCGTAAGCGGTgaacaacattaaaacattaaataggaACCCATCAAATTTAGCATGCCTggaacttacacacacacacacacacacaaaaagtaaatTCTACTTCACTCCAcagacatgcaaaaaaataagaagGAAATAAGCAGTCACTAAAAcatttgtttagaaaaaaaaaaaccttcagctacgctgattaaataaatataatttctataaCCTAGAAAATAACCCTCCGCTTCAAAGATGTTTTAGAAACAATATAAAACTTAGATTCACTGCTTGTCTGTTACATATattactgtaaacacaatatctatctgaccaaaaaaaattaaaaatcaacatTTCATTCTCTGCTGATCAAAGAAtcacaattaataaattattttaacctTCTTCCATGTGTTTAGTGAGTTTAGTGTTTCATAATCAGTGCTTCTAAATTCTAGAGTCATGACAATTATGAGTAGTAAGATCTAGATACCAGCTAAAGTGGCCTATTTTCTAACTTGCACAGTCAGGAACTGACTAATAATAGAGGCCCTATAGtctttagtcttagtctagtatAAAAGCACAGGTGACAGCAGTCAGCCAACAAGCAGAATCAACCTTAGCTTTCCCTTGTGGAACTACTAAAAATCAGCCAGCGCAAACATGATGGGCAAGGTAAACTTAATTCCAGCAAAAATGTCTACATATTTtaactccaaaataaaataatctaatttgTTAACTTTAACTTGCTAAAATTAATGTTTAGGTCATCTTCTATGAGGACAGGAACTTCCAGGGTCGCTCTTATGAGTGTATGGGTGACTGTGGTGACTTCTCCTCCTACATGAGCCGCTGTCACTCTTGCAGAGTGGAGAGTGGATGCTGGATGATGTACGATAATCCCAACTACATGGGAAATAACTATTTCTTTAGGAGGGGAGAATATGCTGATTACATGTCTATGTTTGGAATGAACAACTGCATCAGGTCCTGCCGCATGATCCCTATGGTGAGCTCCACGAATATTCTTATATGTTATCAATTCAAATTTTCTTAATGAAACATTCAATTTATACTGATTTGGAAACATTAAGTTGAATTTTGGgacaattaatgaaataaaaatggttaCATTCAGAATGGTTATTTATGAGGCAGGACTATAAAACAAACTGACTTATTTTCCAATACAGTACAGGGGATCCTACAGAATGAGGATCTATGAGAGGGAGAACTTCATGGGTCAGATGTATGAAATTATGGATGACTGTGACAACTGCATGGACCGTTACCGTATGCCTCACTGCCAGTCCTGCCATGTGATGGACGGCCACTGGCTCATGTATGAGCAGCCCCACTACAGAGGCAGGCAGTGGTACTTCAGGCCTGGAGAGTACAGGAGCTTCAGCAATATGGGTGGCATGAGATTCATGAGTATGAGACGTATCATGGACTCCTGGTACTAGTTTTCTAGTATTTACTTCTAGTATTTCttaaattgttaataaattaaatttctcTAGAACACAGTGCGTTGAAAAATCATTAATACCGCTGACATTTCCACAAATagtccacaaaacacataatGAGCAAAACTAGAGCTGGGCGATATTGAGTTTGTgtgatatattaatatattttacttaaatgaTATGGAATGAGGCAATACAATTTATATCAATATACAGATGTTTGAGATAAGTGAGAAGATAATAATATTTGCAGCAGAGAATATactaagctatatatatatatatatatgtttgcacATTcgcctcttgtacattcctgtgtatcttaatatttaagactatacagtataatgcacatatgcacatttgcctcttgtacattcctgtgtatcttaatatttaagtctAAAGTATACCTTCATGCacattattatcttttttatatatattttatccttatatatatttattgtttactttatttcattCTTTTCACTGCTGAATAAGAATCTTGAATCTCCCCATCATCAGTAGTCATGGGGCTTATTTTATCATATTCATGTAGAATAGGAATGGttaacttcggtcctggagggccactgtccttaagagtttagctccaaccctaataaaactcattaaggttggagctaaactctacaggattGAAGTTGCCCATCTCTGTTGTAGAATATCAGCCCAATGTACAGTAGCTGAATAACTGATGTTGGTACAGCGCTCTCAGACAGAAAGAGTTTGAAAAGACTCGTGTGAAAATCAGCATGACTCATTTGTGGTTGCAGGTCtctggtcacacacacacacaaaagaaaaaaccCCTGTGAGCATGTTGATATCaggtgcattttaaaaaaaagtgtgaagtgacatacagccaagtatggtgaccgatactcagaatttgttctctgcatttaacccatccaaagtgcacaaacacagcagtgaaaacacataacgtgcacacacacccggagcattgggtagccatttatgctgttGCACCCAGGGATCAGTTGGGGtatcagtgccttgctcaaaggcacctcagtcacggtattgaaggtgggagagagtgctgtacatgctgTACATTAAGAATCCAAACTGCACACATCACAAATTCAAACTGATAGCTCATACCTATAAATTTTTAGACATGTTCAAAAATGATCGGGAGCTCGGGAAGTTCTTGTAAGGTGATTTTCATCTGATTTTTAGCCGAAATCTGATTCTTGCGACTCTTTTTCAGGTCGGGacgattttcagcattttcgtgcATTGTTtgttgtgcagtgttttttgcagtgtacaaggggaaatgAGAGGCAATTAACCTCTCCCGACCAgcaatcggttggtcggatggatttctggcatgtcagaaattttggtcgcccctcgtgaggtatcgcactattgaagcagggctacaaATCGTTTTATTGTGTTTCCCTCACTTGCGCATGCGCGAAACCATAAACGAAACCATAGTGACACAggttgtagtgtggactgaagagatggagggaaaacttgtggagttacggcagagaaaaataaaaataaaagagggatGAAAACTGCGGGCAAAAATGTACGCACGCAGCATTCATGAGCATCTATTTTTGAGCATATATTTGTGAACAGAGTATTATTCATAAACATTGGTCTAAAGATCATCATGTTACAGTGTAAAGAATCATATTACTTTTAtatcatattgttttatattcCATAAAGCATAAAAACATCCTCACCTAGTAAATGTGTTCAAGTTTATATCACGAATAACATGTTATCTAATTCAAATAAGAAAAGTTACTTATACTCAGCTGGATCGAGCCACGCATTGCATCATATTCTTCTTCTGATGTAAATACAAGGTTTAATCCTCACAGTGCGTCTTCTTTAAAAATTGTAAAGTAGCTTAGATGAACTTGATGTTTAACCAGGTGATGGAACAGGTTTACATGTCTCACATGGATGATTATTGTATGAATAGCTTGCGCTGTGCATGGGGTGTGACCACATTACAGATAATGAGTTTAGACTGGAAAGTCTGTACCTTGGTGTTGGTTTCACACTGACTACTTTATcaaagaatatttgtttttctatataGCTTAGTTCATTAAAAAGTACACacttcaagctttctatagacataTTTCTTATATCTGTTTGTCAATTACTGCTGAGTTTTGGTTAATTTCTTTGCTCACAGAAACCAATATGGCAGAAAGcacacctttttatatttttatttatttttattttttgctttattttgcaataaacattttgtgagtgaacacaaaataaaaattgactCTTTAGAGTTTTGTATTACTGATTTGTGAGTGATTTGTGTTCCTTATGCCTTTATCAGGAAAAAGGCAACTAAATGCAACGGCATGCTCACCGacctaaattttatttaaaaataaaaaaacactctccagtattaacaaatattttcttgATTTAATCTACTGCTGTGAGAATGAGACTACTGTACCAGTCACACAAACAAATTCATAATGTTAGCAAACTTAGTCTTATTGGAAAGCACTTTGGTAAACCtaagttgttttaaaatgtgctatacaattaaacaaaacaaacaaactgttagGAATCCGGTGCCTGCCCTTCTGTCCAGGCACCAACAAATGTCACTAGCCACCACATGGACATTATCAAACTAAACCACTATGAACTCTCATAACACACAGACTATATTATACATCACctcaaactacatttcccatcagccACTTTCCTAATCGCACTCTCACCTGATAACACAGCTGCATTCAATTTACTCAGCCTACTTAAGCCTTGGACTTTCACCCACTCAGGACTGAGTATCGTATAGCATGCATCACACTCCTGGTGTTGTTATTCTACCACACATTATCAGTGTTTCTTTCCCTGCCTGTCTTTCTATGGTTTTGATTTTTGCTTGTGTACTTTGTATTGACCTTTTTGTCTTTCCCTCCAGACACTGTTCGCCGATTGTTGACCCACGTTCTCCCAAGGACTATTCTTGTTTTGCCCGTGCCATACCTGTTTGCTATTGATTCGACCCTGCCTGTGTTTGACCTTGTTATCAATAAAGTCCCCAAATGGATCCAAACAACTCTTGTCTCACCTTCCCcgtaacacaaacaaacaaggacAGTTTGTTGAAACTGCTGAATGAAATACCTATCTATACCTGGAACAGTTACAGttttatttgcattcatttgttatttttaaattgttttcctTTATAAGAGCATTTTCATGATTCTGCCTTTGGTTTTACCAATCCAACAgcaatatatatgtgtatatatatatatatatatatatatatatatatatatatatatatatatatatatatattgtgagccGTGTCACGGGCAcctatcagcgtcgccctggcaacagaGGAGATTCACCTGCACACAATCACCGCGGGCTAATCGGTCCCAGCTGAAGACACTCAGACGAGGACTTCAAAAGCTGCACCTGAGAAGACACGGGTGAGAAAGCTCTCCAGAAGAAAACCAGCTAATGTTGTTATCTTTTATCTCTTCAGAAAGCGAGTGACCGACCAGCCCGCCACCTGAGCACCGGACATCGGCCGGCAAACAGGATCACGCGGCACCGAGGACGAGCACCGGACACTTCTGGCACCTTCACAATCACaaccacaaataaatacaacctccAGGGCTTTAAACTTTCACTGCAGCCTGCTTTGTGATTCTTCAGCCCtcgacactggtggagaatgcgggcaaacTGCTGAAGAATCACCGGCCCCACGATTCCATTAACTCAccggtttgtttttgtttttttccccctcctctGTGTTTCGTCAGGCGGTGACTCCTCCCCCAGCCATGGAGGAACTCCTCAAACACCTGACGGAGATCAGTATTCGACAGCAGCAAATTGTGGAACATATGTCTACTCGGAAGGGACAGACGGAGCGTGAAGTTGCTGCTCTCCGCTTCGCGACTACCCAGTGGGTCCCGCTGCCGGATCCCCGCATTCAAGCCACCCAGCTCCTGCCGAAGATGACTGTCCACGACAAAGTGGAACATTATCTGGGCATGTTCGAGTCCGTAGCCACTCGAGAGGACTGGCCCCGCTAAAGTTGGGCACGGATACTGGGCCCGTTGCTGACAGGGGAACCCCAGCAGGCCTATTTCTCCATGCCAGCGAGCCAAAGAGAATCATACGACGAACTACGGAAGGAAATCCTGGACCGGTATCTGTATGCCCTGCCACGGCCCCTTCGGCAGGCTGCCGGAATGAGGAATCCGCAGATCGTAGGAGATCTCGTCGAGGCAGTTGTGCTAGCGGAAGCGACATTACGTCGAGAGGCTGGGGAGCAAGCACCGCCGTTTCCCCGGAGGGTGTACCAGGAGCAACGCACGCCAGAGGGCACCCAGCGCACAGCCAGCAGGTCGGCGGTTCCTGGTGGACAAGATGAACCAATGCCAACTGAGCCACCGTCCTCACCCAATCGCCcctggctggcaggctgtgcAGTTCATCTGGAACCACCGTGAGGGGCACCCCAGACCGAGGTTTTCATCAATGGCCATCCGTTTACAGCTCTGTTGGACTCCGGGAGTGCAGTAAGCCTGGTCCAGTCCTCCATATTTTTCCCCAGGGGTGGGAACCAAAGCCCGCATATCCATCACATGCATCCACGGTGACACCCAGAGCGTATCTACCCGAGTGGTGACTATCTCCACGAAAACCGGCACCGTGGTCAAGGACTTGCCGGTACCCGTACTGCTGGGGAGAGACTGGCCAGGCTTTGATCAACTACTCACCCGAGTTACCCAGCCTGCCAGCCCTGCCGGGAGCCTCCCGAAGAAAAAGGACCTCCGCCGAGCTCCCCGACGGAACCCTGCCCTCCTAGCCTCGGACAGCGCCCGAGATGGTGAGTCCCCCAAAAGTTCTAACCTTTTTTATGATGTCTTCCAACAGGTTAGGGGTGGGGGAAAATTTGTGGAGGAGCAGCTCAGGGATGATCGGCTAAAATACTGCTGGAAGTAAATAAGGGTGGTTGAGGGAAAGGAGGTCCATCCACCACCGCACCCGACCCCACACTTTGTGgtccagaatggcctgctgtactGTGTCGCGCAGCGGAGAGGGGAGGAGGTGAAACTGCTGGTGGTCCCACACACGAGGACACAGATGGTCATTGAGCTCGCCCATTCCCATCCGATGGCTGGCCACCTGGGGGCGCAGAATACTACCCAACGGATTCGAGACAAATTTCACTGGCCTAGTATGGATGCGGATATCAAAGGATCCTGTCAAGCTTGTCCGGACTGCCAACGGACATcgccacatactcctcccccAGCTTAATTCCGCTCCCTATCATCGAGGTGCAATTTGAGCGAATAGGAATGGATTTAGTAGGGCTGCTGCCAAAGTCCGCCCGGGGGCACAAACATATATTGGTCATCATGGACTATGCGACCCGGTACCCCGAAGCCATTCCATTGCTCAAGGCTACCTCCAAGGCCATCACCCAGGAGCTCTTCCTGCTGTGTAGCTGGGTCGGCATCCCCCGAGAGATAttgaccgaccagggcacccccttcatgtcccggaCGATGGCTGACCTCTGCAGCCTCCTTAAGGTAAAGCAGCTTCGGACCACTGTCTACCACCCTCAGACCGTTGGGCTGGTCGAAAGATTCAACCAGACGTTGAAGCGGATGCTCCGTCGCGTGGATGCGGACGACCGACAGGATTGGGACCAAATGCTGCCGTACGTCTTCTCCGGCATCCGGGAAGTCCCCCAGGCCTCCACAAGATTCACACCATTCGAACTGCTGTTTGGACGGTAGCCCCGTGGCCTGCTTTATGTCGCCAAAGAGGCCTGGGAGCAGCAGCCGACCACCCATCGGACCACGATCGAGCACGTGAGGGAGATGATGGAAAGGATCGACTGCGTAATGCCCCTCATCCGGGAACACCTGACAGCAGCCCAGGAAACACAACGTCGACGATACGACGGTGCGgcccaaccacgggagttccaGCCAGATGATTACGTGTTGGTCCTCGTCCCCACGGCAGCATGTAAATTCCTCGCTAAATGGCAAGGCCCATATATCGTCATGGAGAAAGTGGGGCCCGTGACTTACAGAGTACGCCAGCCTGGACGATGGAAGGAAAGTCAACAATACCACATTAATCTCCTGAAGCGCTGGGAGGGAACGAGGACTCAGGCCGCCGCACTCGCCGCCATCTCTCCCGTCGTTTTTCATCAGCCCCCAACTGTCGGCTGCCCAGAGGACGGAGCTCCAACATCTGGTCGGTCAACTCTCTGTGTTCTCCCCACGTCCCGGGCGGACCCACATACTTCAGCATGACGTGCTCGCACCTCCAGGGACCATCGAGCGACAGCTGCCCTACCGAATCCCGGAGGCCCGGCGACACGCAGTCGAAAGGGAGGTTCAGGAGATGCTGAAGTTAGGGATCATCGAGCCCTCCCGCAGTCCCTGGTCCAGTCTCATAGTCATGGTCCCAAAGCCGgataacgacttccgccgccttaATGAGGTCTCCCAGTTTGATGGATACCCGATGCCCCGTGTCGACGAGCTGCTGGAGCGGCTGGGGAGAGCCCGGTTCATTTCCACGCTCGACTTCACCAAAGGCTACTGGCAGGTACCGTTAACAGAGCCCACCAAAGCCaagaccgccttctccacccctagtggccactggcagtaccagGTTCTCCCCTTCGGGCTGCACGGGGCTCCAGCCACCTTCCAACGGTTGATGGACATCGTGCGGAGACCCCATCAGGCTTATGCAGCGGCCTACATCGATTATGTCGTCATCCACTCGGAGACCTGGGAGGACCACCTGGAGCGGCTCTGGAGGGTGGTCTCGAACTGCGGTGGGCTGGGCTCACCACCAATCCCAAGAAATGCCACCTTGCCCTACCTGAAGCAAAATACCTCGGTTTCCGGGTGGGACAGGGTTCTGATCCGTTCGCAGGAGGGAAAAGTGGCAGCCATCCTCTTGGCCCCGAGGCCCACCTCCAAGAAGCAGGTACAGGCCTTTTTGGGATTGGCGGGGTACTATAGGTGCTTCATACCTAACTTCTCCTCCCTAGCGACAGCCCCGACAGACCTAACCAAGAAGGGACAGCCGGAAAGAGTGAGATAGGGAACCCCGGAAGAAGAGGCGTTCAAGAGGATAAAAGCACCGCTCACGTCTGAACCGGTATTGCGCACCCCTAACTTTAACTGTCCCTTCTTGTTGCAGACGGACGCATCCGACACTGGGTTGGGAGCTGTGCTATCCCAAATACAAGATGGTGAGGAACACCCGGTGGTCTACATCAGCCGAAAGCTGTCCACAACGGAACAACGGTACGTGGCGGTGGAAAAAGAGgcgctggccgtcaagtgggcagtcctggagctgaaGTATTATCTCCTGGGACGGAAATTCACCCTCATCACCGATCACGCCCCTTTGTAATGGATGGCCCGGGCTAAAGATACCAATGCCCGGGTGACACTGTGGTTCCtggcgctccaggacttccacttcgacGTGCGACATCGAGCTGGAACCGCCAACGCTAATGCGGATGGACTCTCCCGCCTGTGGACATCTTTCGCAAGTCTGTCAGGTGTGATcccccccgccccccccccccccccccagcccccACTTCCCCACTTGCCCAAGGTACCAGGTCAACGCTTGGGGGGGTGAGCCGTGTCCCGGGCAcctatcagcgtcgccctggcaacagaGGAGATCCACCTGCACACAATCACCGCGGGCTGATCGGTCCCAGCAGAAGACCCTCAGACGAAGACTACAAAAGCTGCACCtgcactatataaatatatacacagggGGAGAGAGAGTGCTTAGTCTACAAATGTTATGTCAGCAATTAAATTGACAATTATATTAAGCATTTGATTCAACTAAATTAATAATAGTTGATTTAATAGTTATAGCAATATCACATTATAAGGAGTATGATATGGCTCTATATTAGCACTATAAGTGTGATATTgtgtttatacaacagttcaacagGACAAGGGTGTAAAACCTTAAAAACTGCTCTGGTGTGGGGAACTACTTCCTTCTACCACAGAATCAAATCTAAATTTCAGAGTTTAACAGATGAACCTAAACCTCAGTTactcattttgaaataaattaccaGCGAAGGAATGCTGAGTTGCTTACTACTGTTATTTACATCAATTTCCAATATCATAGTAAGACTTCAAAGGATAAACATTCTAGAAACCAATCAATGAACAAAAAAGACACAATTTACATGACCAGGAGGTAATCTGAAACTAACCTGATAAGAAAGTAAACTCTAAACACTATAGTATTCCAGATTCTTTAAAAATTTAAGACTCATGACAAAAGTGATTTTGAACATCTAGATGCTAGCCTTTAGCTAGAATAAGTTATTTTCCATTTTGCACAGTCAGGAATTGACTAACAATAGAAGCCCTGTAGTCTTTGGTCTTAGTCTAGTATAAAAGCACAGGTGACCACAGTCAGCCAACAAGCAGAATCAGCTTCAACTTCTCCTTTGTGGAACTACTGAGAATCAGCCAGCGCAACCATGATGAGCAAGGTAAACTACATTCCAGAGTTTCAAAACAGTacaaattatttgatttgatataaTTCACTTTATATCACTAAAATATTAACTTATCTTTAAGGTCACCTTCTACGAGGAAAGGAACTTCCAGGGTCGCTCTTATGAGTGTATGGGTGACTGTGGTGACTTTTCCTCCTACATGAGCCGCTGTCACTCATGCAGAGTTGAGAGTGGATGCTGGATGATGTACGATCATCCCAACTACATGGGAAATCAGTATTTCTTTAGGAGGGGAGAATATGCTGATTACATGTCTATGTTTGGAATGAGCAACTGCATCAGGTCCTGCCGTATGATCCCTATGGTGAGCCcagttaaaaaatgtatttcttagttTGCAATACAACttacaaaagtaaaatgtatttcattgtcctgtattcatttttacagtttcTGTTGCTTCTGCTTgataaattagaaaataatgcCCTTTTCTTCCACTACAGTACAGGGGATCCTACAGAATGAGGATCTACGAGAGGGAGAACTTCATGGGGCAGATGTATGAAATGATGGATGACTGTGACAACTGCATGGACCGTTACCGCATGCCTCACTGCCAGTCCTGCCATGTGATGGACGGCCACTGGCTCATGTATGAGCAGCCCCACTACAGAGGCAGGCAGTGGTACTTCAGGCCTGGAGAGTACAGGAGCTTCAGCAATATGGGTGGCATGAGATTCATGAGCATGAGGCGTATCATGGACTCCTGGTACTAGAATTCTAGTATttcttaaatttttaataaaataattcctCAATAAAATAATTACTCTACAACACATTGTGTCTGACAAATCATTAATGCCACTAATATTTTCATGTCTTatcaatcacaaaataaaaataataaataaataaataaataaattttaaatttaaggtTTAAATGAAGaaggttaaaatattttacatatattagtTACTTAAAGAAACATGCTATTAGAAACCTGAAAAGTGCAATGTGTCAAGAACAGGGCCAGCTGTTGGATTTGTAGGGCCCAAGGTAGaatcatgaaaatgaaaattaggaaAATCACGATCAACGATTTTACCTttattctttgtcatgttggcttTACTATTTTACAAGTTGTCTGAGCAGTACAGCCAAGCTAATTTCCCTAATGATTTTTCtaagttttgttgttttagtgacattaaagttatagttcacccataaatttaaattatgtcatcatttactcattctcaggTTGTTTTAAtcctgaatgagtttcttctgttgaacgtaaatgttattttgaaggatgtgggtaaccaaacagttgctggtctcTGGTGActtctatagattttttttttctattatcaaagtcaatggggaccagaaactgaTTGGTTAACCACACTCTTCAAAATTTCCTTTTCTGCATtcagcacaaaaaataaaaaataaaaataataataattcagttttgAGACAATATGAGAgtaagtaaatgacagaatttaaatttttgggtagACTATACCTTTAATAAGAAGCGGCAGCATGTTTAGTACTATTAGTATTCTGTCATTTTAAGACCTGCATATCTAATATACAGGCACGCATCCATTTTTCTTTCAACTGTTTAAttttcactttagacataacaagtgtgtttatatgtaaacattgtgtgtttttgacagtattagtgCTATCAGATGCGAAAGATAATGTAGTCCAATAATCAGGCACTGTTCGAAAGGCTTTTTAGTCTGTGCACGCTCAGAAAAAGTGCATGTCAGAACAggcaaggctttaaagcacatgcaaatagtGTACTTTTGTAATTGCAAAGTGCAGTGTCCTGTGAGTGTAACTCTACCACTGAgtaaacatttaatgtaaatgtaagtc encodes the following:
- the LOC113053360 gene encoding gamma-crystallin M2-like, which encodes MMGKVIFYEDRNFQGRSYECMGDCGDFSSYMSRCHSCRVESGCWMMYDNPNYMGNNYFFRRGEYADYMSMFGMNNCIRSCRMIPMYRGSYRMRIYERENFMGQMYEIMDDCDNCMDRYRMPHCQSCHVMDGHWLMYEQPHYRGRQWYFRPGEYRSFSNMGGMRFMSMRRIMDSWY
- the LOC113053359 gene encoding gamma-crystallin M2-like, giving the protein MMSKVTFYEERNFQGRSYECMGDCGDFSSYMSRCHSCRVESGCWMMYDHPNYMGNQYFFRRGEYADYMSMFGMSNCIRSCRMIPMYRGSYRMRIYERENFMGQMYEMMDDCDNCMDRYRMPHCQSCHVMDGHWLMYEQPHYRGRQWYFRPGEYRSFSNMGGMRFMSMRRIMDSWY